From the genome of Campylobacter concisus, one region includes:
- a CDS encoding retention module-containing protein has translation MAKEAGVVKSVNGGIARALNDLTGEVRQLSVGDIVYQGEKIVTEGSNSKVTITQTDGKDITLIGKDTLTLDQDSNNNETVADISALQQAILKGTDLNALEETAAGGPQAGGNGGDGVSLSSTSFAEGGHISNINANVGSIDALSLAAGGDNSFGVSGGNAVGAGAVATPVIPPIATITALGSTNVTEGYYWESLEYKFSLGDLATNGINSLATRPTTYTFSLSGVEKGVDYEEIETPDGNFVFEYKNADGDWVPMYGNKLTVNDPRDIENIEVRIAQLTDNSIQNQGERVGDDSRFSSIDGAVQGVYERKATVNVTSDNPQIASSSNTGTITDTDDEVSFTKGLDGKTIDTEMGNDIINLHGEIKNGSQVNSGDDDDVVNLYGNLYGTTNTPSLINTGNANDLDIVNIKKGASINKANISGRGSGEINFESGSTADNFQVNYYASSGSTVNIKGHLKSTDTSNLSTINTGNGGDKINITDGGIVDNVQMYLGGGDDKVFINGATLKGGNSRIAMQNGHNEITIKNSTVEDTHLTGYGQHGQDGTIFNFDKGSYVVTRNSIMGGGGDDIVNIKSGAIFGSHINLGEGDDVINIEAGSLVVGGSAFYSELHDDRVDTKTLNIKGGEINNFYFNAPDPITNETYSSKEDIINMNITGGVIKSSKFYTSEHSDNVTISGTKISNSIIDTRDGDDFISIGKNANIQDTSKIDGGAGYDTLKVADNSIDFSHVKNIERLDITDVNKTLADTNVVTLSAKDVLDMTDNNNKLRIDGDGNDRLNLSGFNQSSARPVDSDYTEYTSTDGTVTIEIKNDITNITF, from the coding sequence ATGGCTAAAGAAGCCGGAGTAGTTAAAAGCGTAAACGGAGGAATAGCAAGAGCACTTAATGACTTAACAGGAGAGGTAAGACAATTAAGTGTAGGAGATATTGTATACCAAGGTGAAAAGATAGTTACAGAGGGTTCTAACTCTAAAGTAACAATAACTCAAACTGATGGTAAAGATATAACTTTAATAGGTAAAGATACTCTAACTCTAGATCAAGACTCTAACAATAACGAAACAGTAGCTGATATCTCAGCTTTACAACAAGCCATCTTAAAAGGAACAGATCTTAATGCTCTAGAAGAAACTGCTGCAGGTGGTCCACAAGCAGGTGGTAATGGTGGAGATGGCGTAAGCTTATCTTCTACTAGCTTTGCAGAAGGAGGCCACATTAGTAACATAAATGCTAATGTAGGAAGCATAGATGCTTTATCTCTAGCAGCAGGTGGAGATAATAGCTTTGGTGTAAGTGGTGGAAATGCTGTTGGGGCTGGGGCTGTGGCAACTCCTGTTATACCTCCTATTGCTACAATTACAGCTCTAGGTTCAACAAATGTAACAGAGGGGTATTATTGGGAAAGTCTAGAGTATAAATTCTCTCTAGGGGATCTAGCTACAAATGGCATAAATAGCTTAGCAACTAGACCAACTACATATACTTTTAGTCTAAGTGGTGTAGAAAAGGGTGTAGATTATGAAGAAATAGAAACTCCAGATGGCAATTTTGTCTTTGAATACAAAAACGCTGATGGTGATTGGGTTCCAATGTATGGTAATAAACTTACCGTAAATGATCCTAGAGATATAGAAAATATAGAGGTTAGAATAGCGCAGCTAACAGACAACTCTATCCAAAATCAAGGAGAACGTGTAGGAGATGATTCTCGTTTTAGTAGTATAGACGGAGCAGTTCAAGGCGTTTATGAAAGAAAAGCTACTGTAAACGTAACTAGCGATAATCCTCAAATAGCTTCGTCAAGCAATACTGGCACTATTACTGATACGGACGATGAAGTATCATTTACTAAGGGCTTAGATGGAAAAACAATAGACACTGAGATGGGTAACGACATTATTAACCTACATGGAGAGATTAAAAACGGTTCTCAAGTGAATTCCGGAGACGATGACGATGTTGTAAATTTATACGGCAATTTATACGGCACTACGAATACCCCTAGTCTTATTAATACCGGTAATGCAAATGATTTAGATATCGTAAACATTAAAAAAGGTGCTTCTATAAATAAAGCAAATATAAGCGGTAGAGGTAGTGGGGAGATAAACTTTGAAAGTGGCTCGACAGCAGATAATTTTCAAGTAAATTATTATGCTTCAAGCGGAAGTACTGTAAATATCAAAGGGCACTTAAAAAGTACAGATACAAGTAATTTAAGCACTATCAATACAGGAAATGGGGGAGACAAAATAAATATAACCGATGGAGGCATAGTAGATAATGTTCAAATGTATCTTGGCGGAGGAGATGATAAGGTTTTTATAAACGGTGCCACACTTAAAGGTGGTAATTCTAGAATAGCTATGCAAAACGGTCATAATGAGATTACGATTAAAAACTCGACTGTAGAAGATACTCATTTGACTGGATACGGACAACACGGTCAAGACGGCACTATATTTAATTTTGATAAAGGATCTTACGTAGTTACCAGAAATTCTATTATGGGAGGCGGTGGAGATGATATCGTAAATATTAAATCTGGGGCGATTTTTGGCTCGCATATAAATTTAGGAGAGGGCGATGATGTAATCAATATCGAGGCGGGTTCACTTGTAGTCGGAGGAAGTGCATTTTATAGTGAATTGCATGATGATAGAGTAGATACAAAAACCCTTAATATTAAAGGCGGTGAAATCAATAATTTTTATTTCAATGCCCCGGATCCAATAACAAACGAGACTTACTCTTCTAAAGAGGATATTATCAATATGAATATTACGGGCGGAGTCATTAAGAGTTCTAAATTTTATACATCCGAGCATTCCGATAATGTAACGATTAGCGGTACCAAAATTAGTAATTCTATTATTGATACTAGAGACGGGGACGATTTTATATCTATCGGTAAAAACGCTAACATCCAAGATACATCTAAGATTGATGGTGGAGCCGGATATGATACATTAAAAGTTGCTGACAATAGCATAGATTTTAGTCATGTTAAAAATATCGAAAGACTAGATATAACAGACGTTAATAAAACTCTAGCCGATACCAATGTTGTAACACTATCAGCTAAAGATGTTTTAGATATGACTGACAATAACAACAAGCTAAGAATAGATGGTGATGGTAACGATAGGTTAAATTTAAGCGGCTTTAACCAAAGCTCCGCTAGGCCCGTAGATTCGGACTATACGGAATACACTAGTACTGACGGAACCGTTACGATAGAAATTAAAAACGATATAACGAATATAACGTTCTAA